The Petrotoga mexicana DSM 14811 genomic interval GAGAAAAAATTTCACATAGAAGAGATAAACGATGAGCTATGTTACAATCTTGTATTAGAGGGTGTGGATACCCTTTCAAATATCTATCTTAACGATAATTTCGTTGGAGAAACCGAAGATATGTTCATAGAATACCGGTTTGATATTAAAAAGTATCTCAAAATTGGAGAAAATTCTTTAAGAATAGAGATTAAATCTCCAATAGACCTCCCTAAAAGATTTGAAAAAAATTACGGAAAATTACACGCCGGCGAAGAAACCGCAAGAGTTTACATAAGAAAAGCTCAGTATTCCTATGGCTGGGACTGGGGAGCAAGAATAGCCACTAGTGGAATATACAGAGATATTTACATAGAAAGTTATAAAGATGCTAGACTTTTCGGTTCCACTGCTTTTTTGGAAAATTTAGATGGAAAAGTCAACTTTTCCGGTTACGTTGATTCCCATATTAAAGATACTAAAAACTACGAAGTAGAAATTCTTTTCAATGGAAATCCAGTAATTACATTACCAGTAACCGCTAGTGTTGAAAATTACAAATTTGAAGGTTCTAAAAGAATAGAGAATTTAAAGCTTTGGTATCCACACGATTTGGGTGAAAGTTATTTATACGAAGTTGAGTTTA includes:
- a CDS encoding glycosyl hydrolase 2 galactose-binding domain-containing protein; the encoded protein is MPHPYVGENEKLFKRLEWKNWIYEKKFHIEEINDELCYNLVLEGVDTLSNIYLNDNFVGETEDMFIEYRFDIKKYLKIGENSLRIEIKSPIDLPKRFEKNYGKLHAGEETARVYIRKAQYSYGWDWGARIATSGIYRDIYIESYKDARLFGSTAFLENLDGKVNFSGYVDSHIKDTKNYEVEILFNGNPVITLPVTASVENYKFEGSKRIENLKLWYPHDLGESYLYEVEFRLKKNKEVIYSEKKKIGFRIARVVRENNSEGESFIFEINGRKIFAKGANWIPAENILSXV